CTTGGCCGCCGCGATTTCCTCGCGCTTGTAGGCTTCGATCTTCTTCAGGATATCGGCCAAGTGGAATTACTCCTCCGTGGCGCAGGATACCGCAATCAGGCGGTCAAGCCGACCCTCGGCTTCGCCGGAATCGATCGACTGCGCCGCCATCGCCGCGCCTTCCTTGAGGTCCTTGGCCTTGCCGGCGACGATGAGTCCCGCCGCGGCATTGAGAATGGCGACGTCGCGGAACGGCCCCGGCTTGCCCTTGAGTACATCGAGCAACGCCTTGGCATTGGTGTCGGCATCGCCGCCCTTGAGCGCGTCCGGCTTGGAGCGCGACAGGCCGGCGTCCTCCGGCGTGATCTCGAAGGTGCGGATCTTGCCGCCCTTGAGTTCCGCAACCGTGGTCGGGCCCGCGGTGGTGATCTCATCGAGGCCGTCGGAGCCATGCACCACCCAGATGCTCTCGGAGCCGAGATTGTTCAGCACCTGCGCCATCGGCTCGACCCAGTGCTTGGAGAAGGTGCCGATCATCTGCCGCTTCACCGAGGCCGGGTTCGACAGCGGTCCGAGCAGGTTGAAAATGGTGCGGGTACCGAGCTCGACGCGGGTCGGGCCGACATTCTTCATCGCCGGGTGATGCGACGGCGCAAACATGAAGCCGATGCCGGCTTTGGCGACGCATTTGCCAACCTGCTCGGGCGTCAGGTCGATCTTGACGCCGAGCGCCATCAGCACATCGGCCGAGCCGGATTTCGATGACAGCGCGCGGTTGCCGTGCTTGGCGACCGGCACACCGGCGCCGGCCAGCACGAAAGCGGCGCAGGTCGAAATGTTGTAGGAGCCGGAAGCATCACCGCCCGTGCCGACGATATCGACCGCATCGGCGGGCGCTTTCACGCCGAGCATCTTGGCGCGCATCGTCGTCACCGCGCCGGTGATCTCATCAACCGTTTCACCGCGCACGCGCAGCGCCATCAAAAGACCGCCCATCTGCGAGGGCGTCGCTTCCCCCGACATCATGCGGTCGAAGGCACTGGCCGCTTCGTCGCGGGAGAGGCTGGCGCCGGTTGCGACCTTGGCAATCAGCGATTTGAATTCGTCGGCCACGGTCGTCTCCTCAACTCGCCAGATGCGCCGGCTCGCGCGTGGCGCCGGGCGAGGCCGTCGTGCGGCCCTGTTTCTTGTTCCAGGCGGCAGCCAGCTCCAGGAAATTGCGGAGCATCAGATGGCCGTGCTCGGACGCGATGCTTTCGGGATGAAACTGCACGCCATGCAGCGGCAGCGACGTATGCGCCATGCCCATGACGAGGCCGTCGGCGGTCTGCGCATTGACGCGCAATTCGGCCGGCATCGAGCCGCGCTCGACAATGAGCGAGTGATAGCGCGTCGCCTTGAACGGGCCGTTGATGCCGCGGAAGACGCCCGTGGCGTCGTGGCTGATCTCGGAGACCTTGCCATGCACCATCTGCGGCGCGCGGATAACTTTGCCGCCGAACACCTGGCCCATGGCCTGGTGGCCGAGACAGACGCCGAACATCGGGATGGTCGGCGCGGCGGTCTTGATGAGGTCAAGACAGATGCCGGCCTCGTTCGGCGTGCAGGGGCCGGGGGAGAGCACGATGCCTTCCGGCGCCATCGCCATCACCTGATCGACCGTGATCTTGTCGTTCCGATGGACGACGACGTCCGCCCCCAGCCCACCCAGGTAATGGACGAGGTTGAAGGTGAAGCTGTCGTAATTGTCGATCAGGACGATCATCGGGGTCGGACTTCGTGGCGGTCCAAGGTCTTAAGACCCGCTCGGAGGGGGGTCAAGGATGGCGCCCGTTCGGCCTCATCCCTTATGGATCGGGTCGATCCAGGCGACGTTTTCCGGCTTTTCGGCCGGCTCGATGTCGAGATTGACCACCACGGCCTCGTTATCGGAGCGGACGAGCACGCATTCCAGCACCTCGTCGGGGCTGGCATTGATCTCCTGATGCGGCACGAAAGGCGGCACGTAGATGAAATCGCCCGGACCGGCTTCGGCGGTGAATTCCAGGTGCTCGCCCCAGCGCATGCGCGCCTTGCCGCGAATGACGTAGATCACGCTCTCGAGTTCGCCGTGATGGTGCGCGCCAGTCTTGGCGTTGGGATGAATGGAGACGGTACCGGCCCAGAGCTTCTGCGCGCCGACACGGGCGGCGTTGATCGCCGCCTTGCGGTCCATGCCTGGCGTCGAGGCGGTGTTAGGATCGAGCGAATTGCCGGGGATGACACGGACGCCGTCGTGCTTCCACTTCGGCTCATGGGAATGATCGTGCGAGTGATCGTGGCTCATGCCGCGTCTCCTGTACTTCCAACTACTGCCCGCGCTTCGCCGTGCTGGCAAAGCGCCGCGCTTCTTCCGCCGCGCGGAACAGGGCTTTCGCCTTGTTGACGCATTCCTGCTGCTCGGAGGCCGGATTGGAATCGGCGACAATGCCGGCGCCGGCCTGCACATACATCTTGCCGTCCTTCACCAGCGCGGTGCGCAGCACGATGCAGGTGTCCATCTCGCCGGCGGCGGAAAAGTAACCGACACAGCCGGCATAGAGGCCGCGTTTGTCCTTTTCGAGTTCGTCGATGATCTGCATCGCGCGCACCTTGGGCGCGCCAGAGACCGTGCCGGCCGGAAAGCCGGCCGCCAGCGCATCGAGCACATCGTATTTCGGATCGAGCCTGCCCTCGACATTCGACACGATATGCATGACGTGGCTGTAGCGCTCGACGAAGAACTTGTCGGTCACCTTCACGCTGCCGATCGACGACACGCGGCCGACATCGTTGCGGCCGAGGTCGAGCAGCATCAGATGCTCGGCGCATTCCTTCGGGTCGGCGAGGAGTTCTGTCTCGAAAGCCTTGTCCTCGTGGGGTGTCGCCCCACGCGGCCGGGTGCCGGCGATCGGGCGGATGGTGACGACGTCGTTCGACACCTTCACCAGAATTTCCGGGCTCGAGCCCGACACGGCGAAGCTGCCGAAATCGAGGAAGTAGAGATAGGGCGAGGGGTTGGTGCGGCGGAGCGCGCGATAAAGCGAGAATGCCGGCAGCGCGAACGGCGCCTCGAAACGCTGCGCCAGCACGACCTGAAAGATGTCGCCGGCGGCAATGTATTCCTTAGCCTTGCGCACCATGGCGTCGTATTCGGTCGGCGTGGTGTTGGACACCGGCGGCACATCGAGCGGGCCGTCGTCGAATTCGGCGAGCGCTTTGTCGAGCGGACGGTCGAGCGCATCGACCACCGACGACAAGCGCTCGGTCGCGCGCGTCAGCGCCACCTTGGCATCGACGCCTTTTTCGGGCCGCACAGGCGTGACGACGGTAATCGAATCCTTCACCGCATCGAACACCACGACGATGGTCGGCCGCATCATGATGGCGTCGGGAATGCCGACCGGATCCGGTTTGTCCGCTGGCAGTTCCTCGATCAACCGCACCGTGTCGTAGCCGAGATAGCCGAAGACTCCAGCCGCCGGCGGCGGCAGGCCTTCGGGAAGGTCGATGCGGCTTTCGGCAATCAGCGCGCGCAGCGCCGTCAACGGCACCTCGGGACAGGGCGTGAAGGCGTGGGGCTTGCTGCGCGCCGAACGGTTGATTTCGGCTTTGGTGCCGTTGGCGCGCCAGATGAGATCGGGCTCAATGCCAATGATCGAGTGGCGGCCGCGCACGGCGCCGCCTTCGACCGACTCGAGCAGGAAGCTCATCGGCTTGCCGCCACCGAGCTTGAGAAACGCCGACACCGGCGTCTCCAGATCGGCAACGAGGGTGGTCCACACCACCTGCGGCTCGCCCCGATTGTAACGCTCCGCGAAGACGCTTTCGGACGGTTCGATCTGCATTGCGGGCCTGACGGCGTCTTAGTTGCTGGTTGAGCCGCCGACGACCTGGTTGACCGCCTGCTGATTGATCTTCACGCCGAGATCGTTCTCGAGCCGGGCGAGATACTGACCGATGATGTCATCGGCGTAGGAGGCCTGCAGGTTCGCTTTAAGCTGATCGGGGCTGGCACCCTGCGGATTGATCGGCGGCACGTTGATTTCAGTGACGCGGAAGATGTAGCGGCGATCGCCATTATCGCTATCGGCGATGCCGAACTCGTCCTTGCCGACCTTGAATGCGGCATCCGACACTGAGGCGGGGAGGCCGGCCGCGGCTTGGCCGCGCTGCAGACCGAATGCGGTTTCGACCTTCAGGCCGTTCTCGGACGCGAGCTGCGCGAGTGGTATGCCCTCATTGGGTTTGGCGCCCTTGAGTTTGCCGAGCATGTCGGCGGCGGTGGCCTTCAGCCGCTTGGCAAGCTCGTCGGCGCGCCAGCGCGCGATCACCTGATCCTTGACTTCGTCCAGCGTGCGCTCGCGCGAACGCGTGATGCCGGTGACGTCGTAATAAAGGAAGCCGCCGTCCGGCAGTTGCAGCGCCTCGCTGTCCACGCCGACATCGCTGCCGAACACCGCGCCGATCGCATCGGGCGAGCGCGGAATGGCGGCGACCGGGGTGCCGTCGGGCGCGCGGCCGGAGCGGTCGACCGCCTCGATCTCGGTCGCCTTGAGGTTGAGCTTTTTGGCGGTCTCGGCGAGCGTCGCGCCGCCGGCGCGTTCGTCCTCGATCTTGTCGCGCAGATTGTTGATCTCGTTGCGCGCGCGCTGTTCGGCGAGCTGCTGCTTGATCTGCTGCGCAACCTCTTCATAGCTCTTTTGCGAGCCGGGCTCGACCTTGCCGACGCTCACCAACACGGTGCCGAATGTGCCCTTGATCGGGGCGCTGACCTGACCGGTCTGCAGCGTGAACGCCGCATCGGCGACAGCCGGATCGATGATGTCGCGCTTCGTTACCAGACCGAGATTGGTATCGGCGGCATTGAGGCCGCGCTCCTTGACGATGTCGTCGAAGGTCGCACCCTTCTTGATCTTCTCTTCGGCGGCGGCCGCGTCTTCGGCCTTCGGGAAGACGATCTGACGCACTTCACGCTTCTCGGCGACGCCGAAGCTGTCCTTGCGCTGGTCGTAGAAAGCCTTGGCGTCCGCATCCGAAATAGCGTCCGGCTTGGCGAGTTCGGCAGGCGTCAGCGCCAGAAGCGTCACCTTGCGATATTCCGGCGCGCGGAACGTGACCTTGCGCTCGTCGAAGTATTTCGTGAGTTCCTCGGCGCTCGGGTCCGGAATGTTGCCGGCTTGCGCCGCGCCGAGCAGGACGTATTCGATCGATCGGCGTTCGTTCTGATAGCGATTGACCGCATCGATCATGGTCTTTGGCACCGGCAGTTCGCCGCTGATGCTTTGCGCGATCTGCCGCCGCAACAGCACATTGCGCTGCTCGGCGACGTAGCGCTGCTCGCTGAAACCGGCGTTGCGGATGATCTGCTCGAAGCGACCGCGGTCGAACTGGCCGTTGAGGCCCTTGAAGTTCGGATCGTCCATAATGCGGGCGGCGATGGTCTTGTCTGACAGGCCGAGGCGGAGGTTGCGGGCCTCTTCGTCGAACGCGGCTTCCGCCAGCATCTGGCCGAGGAAGCGCTGATCGAGGCCGAGGCCCCGCGCCTGATCCGGCGTGATCGGGCGGCGCAACTGCTGGCCGAGCTGCTGGACCTTGTCGGTATAGAACTGACGGAACTGCTCGATCGAAATGTCGGTGCCGCCGATCTTGGCGACCGAATTGGCGCCGAAGCCGCGGAAGATGTCGCCAATGCCCCAGATGGCAAAGGACAGGATCAGGAAGCCCATGACGACGGCCATCACGGCTTTGCCGAGCCAGGTGGACGTGGCCTTGTGAATACCGCGCAGCATGAGCGTTCCGTCTCGTTCGCAATTCAGGGGAAATCAGAGGCCGGGCCCTTATAGGGATGGGCCCAACTCCTTGCAACGCCAAGGAGAACCTCGAAAAGCGGGGTGTGCGTCGCAAGGACACTATGGCGCAGGCGGGCGGCCTTTGCTAACCGCAGACGGAAATTCGGGCGGAAACAGGGTGATAGACAATGGCGTCGGGACAAATTCGACCGCTGGTCGCGGGCAACTGGAAGATGAACGGGCTCGCGGCCTCGATGAGCGAACTCGACAGCATGAAAAAAGGCGCGGCCGAACTGGCCGGCAAGGCCGACCTCATGATCTGTCCGCCGGCGACGCTGATCGCGCAGTTCAACTGGGCGACCAAGGATTCGAGCCTGATGATCGGGGGCCAAGACTGCCACGCCAAGGTGTCCGGCGCGCATACGGGTGATATCGCCGCGGAAATGCTGGCCGATGCCGGCGCCAAGGCGGTGATTGTCGGTCACTCCGAGCGCCGTACCGATCACAAGGAGAGCAATGCCGAGGTGAAGGCCAAGGCCGAAGCGGCCTGGCGTGCCGGGCTCACGGCCATCGTCTGCGTCGGCGAACAGCGCGCCGAACGCGAGGCGGGCAAAACGCTTGCGGTCGTTGGCGACCAGCTTGCCGGTTCGCTCCCCGATGGCGCGACCGCCGCCAATCTGGTCGTGGCCTATGAGCCGGTCTGGGCCATCGGCACCGGCCTGACCCCAACCCCGGCCGATGTCGCCGAGGTCCATGCCTTCATCCGCAAGACGCTGACCGGCCGCTTCGGCGCGGCGGGGGAGGGCGTGCGCATTCTCTACGGCGGGTCCGTGAAACCGTCGAATGCCGGCGAGTTGCTGACCATTGCCGATGTCAACGGCGCCCTGGTCGGCGGAGCGAGCTTGAAGGCCGCCGATTTCCTAGGAATTGCAGGCGTTTACCGGTAGCGTAAAGAGCTAACGGCCTTCGAACAGCGCCCGGTCACGGCGGAAAAGATCGACCAGATAGTCGGTCACGACGCTCGCCGGAGGCGTGCGACGAACGTCGCCGCGGGTGAGCAGCCAAAGCTCCCGGTCGGGCGGCTTCTGTGGCAGTGCGAGACGCACCAGCGTCGGTTCGGTCGCGGCAAGAAAGTGCGGCAGGACCGCGATACCAAGGCCGGCGCAGGCTGCTGCAAACTGGCCGGTTTGATAATTGCTCCGGAATCCAATCCGAACGCCGCGAAACCGCTGGGCCAGCCAGCGCGCTTCGGGAAATTGCGCGCCGGCTTCATCGAAGCCAATGAGGACAGGCGTCGCACCGTCAAGCAACCGGTCGCGCCATTCCGGGCTGCCGTAATATCCGTACTCGACCTTGGCGACGCGACGTCCAAGAATGCCGCCACGCTCCGGCCGGCCGAGCCGTAGCGCGATGTCCGACTGGTGGCGCGGCAGGCTGACGCGGGAGCGCTCAGTGGTCACTTCGAAGTCGAGCGCGGGATGCATCTCCTGCAACGGCTTGAGCCTCGCGATCACGTAGCCGGCGACGCTCGGCGTTGCCGTCATGCGCACCATGCCGGCCAGGGCAGGCGCTCCCTGCACCTGCTGCAGCATCGCGGCGGAATGCTCCATGGCGCTGGCGACTTCGAGAGCTTGCCGCCCGGCGGCCGTCAGCTTGTAGCCGGTCGGACGCCGCTCCAGCAGCTTGGTGCCCAGTGTTTGTTCGAGATTGGCGAAGCGCCGCGCGACCGTTGCGTGATTGACGGCCAGCGCGCGAGCCGTCGCCGAAAGGCTGCCGTGGCGCGCCAGCGCCGCAAAGACGCGAACGTCGCTCCAGTCCAGCCCTGTGCGAAAACGATCAGCCATTGATCGAAGTTAGCGAATTCCTGCGCAGCCGGCGAGCCCTTATCGCTTTGACTCGGGTGGCAAGATCGCGCCCGTAAACATTGGGTAAAACGATGACAAATATCAGTGCGCAAGATCCGCATCCCCGCCGCCGTGTGCGGGTCGCGGGGACGGAGATCAGCTACGCCGAGGTCGGCGAGGGCGACCCGATCGTCTTTCTTCACGGCAATCCCACAT
The Pseudolabrys sp. FHR47 genome window above contains:
- the tpiA gene encoding triose-phosphate isomerase; protein product: MASGQIRPLVAGNWKMNGLAASMSELDSMKKGAAELAGKADLMICPPATLIAQFNWATKDSSLMIGGQDCHAKVSGAHTGDIAAEMLADAGAKAVIVGHSERRTDHKESNAEVKAKAEAAWRAGLTAIVCVGEQRAEREAGKTLAVVGDQLAGSLPDGATAANLVVAYEPVWAIGTGLTPTPADVAEVHAFIRKTLTGRFGAAGEGVRILYGGSVKPSNAGELLTIADVNGALVGGASLKAADFLGIAGVYR
- a CDS encoding cupin domain-containing protein gives rise to the protein MSHDHSHDHSHEPKWKHDGVRVIPGNSLDPNTASTPGMDRKAAINAARVGAQKLWAGTVSIHPNAKTGAHHHGELESVIYVIRGKARMRWGEHLEFTAEAGPGDFIYVPPFVPHQEINASPDEVLECVLVRSDNEAVVVNLDIEPAEKPENVAWIDPIHKG
- a CDS encoding LysR family transcriptional regulator codes for the protein MADRFRTGLDWSDVRVFAALARHGSLSATARALAVNHATVARRFANLEQTLGTKLLERRPTGYKLTAAGRQALEVASAMEHSAAMLQQVQGAPALAGMVRMTATPSVAGYVIARLKPLQEMHPALDFEVTTERSRVSLPRHQSDIALRLGRPERGGILGRRVAKVEYGYYGSPEWRDRLLDGATPVLIGFDEAGAQFPEARWLAQRFRGVRIGFRSNYQTGQFAAACAGLGIAVLPHFLAATEPTLVRLALPQKPPDRELWLLTRGDVRRTPPASVVTDYLVDLFRRDRALFEGR
- a CDS encoding aminodeoxychorismate/anthranilate synthase component II, coding for MIVLIDNYDSFTFNLVHYLGGLGADVVVHRNDKITVDQVMAMAPEGIVLSPGPCTPNEAGICLDLIKTAAPTIPMFGVCLGHQAMGQVFGGKVIRAPQMVHGKVSEISHDATGVFRGINGPFKATRYHSLIVERGSMPAELRVNAQTADGLVMGMAHTSLPLHGVQFHPESIASEHGHLMLRNFLELAAAWNKKQGRTTASPGATREPAHLAS
- the trpE gene encoding anthranilate synthase component I codes for the protein MQIEPSESVFAERYNRGEPQVVWTTLVADLETPVSAFLKLGGGKPMSFLLESVEGGAVRGRHSIIGIEPDLIWRANGTKAEINRSARSKPHAFTPCPEVPLTALRALIAESRIDLPEGLPPPAAGVFGYLGYDTVRLIEELPADKPDPVGIPDAIMMRPTIVVVFDAVKDSITVVTPVRPEKGVDAKVALTRATERLSSVVDALDRPLDKALAEFDDGPLDVPPVSNTTPTEYDAMVRKAKEYIAAGDIFQVVLAQRFEAPFALPAFSLYRALRRTNPSPYLYFLDFGSFAVSGSSPEILVKVSNDVVTIRPIAGTRPRGATPHEDKAFETELLADPKECAEHLMLLDLGRNDVGRVSSIGSVKVTDKFFVERYSHVMHIVSNVEGRLDPKYDVLDALAAGFPAGTVSGAPKVRAMQIIDELEKDKRGLYAGCVGYFSAAGEMDTCIVLRTALVKDGKMYVQAGAGIVADSNPASEQQECVNKAKALFRAAEEARRFASTAKRGQ
- the trpD gene encoding anthranilate phosphoribosyltransferase, coding for MADEFKSLIAKVATGASLSRDEAASAFDRMMSGEATPSQMGGLLMALRVRGETVDEITGAVTTMRAKMLGVKAPADAVDIVGTGGDASGSYNISTCAAFVLAGAGVPVAKHGNRALSSKSGSADVLMALGVKIDLTPEQVGKCVAKAGIGFMFAPSHHPAMKNVGPTRVELGTRTIFNLLGPLSNPASVKRQMIGTFSKHWVEPMAQVLNNLGSESIWVVHGSDGLDEITTAGPTTVAELKGGKIRTFEITPEDAGLSRSKPDALKGGDADTNAKALLDVLKGKPGPFRDVAILNAAAGLIVAGKAKDLKEGAAMAAQSIDSGEAEGRLDRLIAVSCATEE
- a CDS encoding SurA N-terminal domain-containing protein — translated: MLRGIHKATSTWLGKAVMAVVMGFLILSFAIWGIGDIFRGFGANSVAKIGGTDISIEQFRQFYTDKVQQLGQQLRRPITPDQARGLGLDQRFLGQMLAEAAFDEEARNLRLGLSDKTIAARIMDDPNFKGLNGQFDRGRFEQIIRNAGFSEQRYVAEQRNVLLRRQIAQSISGELPVPKTMIDAVNRYQNERRSIEYVLLGAAQAGNIPDPSAEELTKYFDERKVTFRAPEYRKVTLLALTPAELAKPDAISDADAKAFYDQRKDSFGVAEKREVRQIVFPKAEDAAAAEEKIKKGATFDDIVKERGLNAADTNLGLVTKRDIIDPAVADAAFTLQTGQVSAPIKGTFGTVLVSVGKVEPGSQKSYEEVAQQIKQQLAEQRARNEINNLRDKIEDERAGGATLAETAKKLNLKATEIEAVDRSGRAPDGTPVAAIPRSPDAIGAVFGSDVGVDSEALQLPDGGFLYYDVTGITRSRERTLDEVKDQVIARWRADELAKRLKATAADMLGKLKGAKPNEGIPLAQLASENGLKVETAFGLQRGQAAAGLPASVSDAAFKVGKDEFGIADSDNGDRRYIFRVTEINVPPINPQGASPDQLKANLQASYADDIIGQYLARLENDLGVKINQQAVNQVVGGSTSN